In Candidatus Thiopontia autotrophica, one genomic interval encodes:
- the dnaX gene encoding DNA polymerase III subunit gamma/tau yields the protein MSYQVLARKWRPRNFSEMVGQEHVLQALVNALDRDQLHHAYLFTGTRGVGKTTIARIFAKSLNCETNGVTSTPCGECNACREIDEGRFVDLIEVDAASRTKVDETRELLDNVQYMPTKGRYKVYLIDEVHMFSNHSFNALLKTLEEPPPHVKFLLATTDPQKLPVTIRSRCLQFNLKRISEERIETYLVDLMEKESVAMEGAALAPIARAAEGSMRDALSLVDQAIAFGGGTLREAEVATMLGTIEHRQLLRIVGALSDSNGEVLLQQVEELAEQAVDFTAVLVELIAQLHQMALIQMVPSVATDRGVDAEWVELAQRISPEDLQLFYQIALTGRKDMPMAANPRSGLEMVLLRMLAFRPVTGATGGGGDVKSQNSVARSSGGSSVKSATTGSDAVKAAAPATTPTTIADTPSTATLSTDGWEQVVKEIGVKGAAGQLVRNSLFREQVGDKVVIEIPKRSEMFLNREREEQIGAALSAYMKSDISLSIVVSKGDLADTPALRAEQREEVARSRAEEVIIQDEDFQSLQSVFNGSVVKDSIRPVTN from the coding sequence ATGTCTTATCAGGTACTTGCGCGTAAATGGCGTCCCCGCAACTTTAGCGAGATGGTGGGACAGGAGCATGTGTTGCAGGCTCTTGTCAATGCGCTGGATCGTGACCAGCTGCATCACGCCTACCTCTTTACCGGTACCCGTGGTGTGGGCAAGACGACCATTGCCAGGATCTTTGCAAAATCACTTAACTGCGAAACCAATGGGGTTACCTCAACGCCGTGTGGTGAGTGCAATGCCTGTCGTGAGATTGATGAGGGGCGCTTTGTTGATCTGATCGAGGTTGATGCGGCATCTCGTACCAAGGTGGACGAGACTCGTGAATTACTGGATAACGTTCAGTATATGCCGACCAAGGGGCGCTATAAGGTCTATCTGATTGATGAGGTGCATATGTTCTCTAACCACAGTTTCAACGCTCTGTTGAAGACGCTGGAGGAGCCGCCACCACACGTCAAGTTCCTGTTGGCGACGACTGATCCGCAGAAGCTGCCGGTTACTATCCGTTCGCGCTGTCTGCAGTTTAATCTCAAGCGTATCTCCGAGGAGAGGATTGAGACCTATCTGGTGGATTTGATGGAGAAGGAGAGTGTAGCGATGGAGGGTGCTGCGCTGGCACCAATTGCCAGGGCGGCCGAAGGGAGTATGCGTGATGCCCTGAGCCTAGTTGACCAGGCAATTGCCTTTGGTGGTGGCACTCTGCGTGAGGCCGAAGTGGCCACAATGCTGGGCACCATTGAGCACCGTCAGCTGTTGCGGATTGTCGGAGCTCTCTCTGACAGTAATGGAGAGGTGTTGCTGCAGCAGGTAGAGGAGCTGGCGGAACAGGCAGTTGATTTTACTGCTGTGCTTGTGGAGCTGATTGCACAGCTGCACCAGATGGCACTGATACAGATGGTGCCAAGTGTGGCCACGGACCGTGGTGTTGATGCTGAGTGGGTGGAGTTGGCTCAGAGAATTTCACCTGAGGATCTACAGCTCTTTTATCAGATTGCTCTGACCGGGCGCAAGGATATGCCAATGGCAGCCAACCCCCGTAGCGGCCTGGAGATGGTGCTGCTGCGGATGCTGGCGTTTCGTCCAGTAACAGGGGCAACCGGGGGGGGTGGTGACGTAAAATCACAGAACAGTGTGGCCAGGAGTTCAGGCGGGAGTTCAGTCAAGAGTGCAACCACGGGCTCAGATGCAGTCAAAGCGGCTGCACCAGCTACAACTCCAACTACAATTGCCGATACCCCTTCAACGGCGACTCTCTCCACTGATGGATGGGAGCAGGTTGTAAAGGAGATTGGGGTAAAGGGGGCGGCAGGTCAGTTAGTCAGAAACAGTCTGTTCAGAGAGCAGGTGGGGGACAAGGTTGTGATTGAGATCCCGAAGAGAAGCGAGATGTTTCTGAATAGGGAGAGAGAGGAGCAGATAGGGGCTGCACTGTCTGCCTATATGAAGAGTGATATCAGCTTATCTATTGTTGTAAGCAAGGGTGATCTGGCTGATACGCCGGCCCTGCGCGCAGAGCAGAGGGAGGAGGTTGCCCGTTCCAGGGCGGAAGAGGTGATCATTCAGGATGAGGATTTTCAGTCTCTGCAGTCGGTATTTAATGGATCGGTTGTGAAAGATTCAATCAGGCCTGTCACAAATTAG
- a CDS encoding GIY-YIG nuclease family protein, producing MSTKMDSEWSLYLLECENGYLYAGISTDVERRFLQHQSGKGAKFTRINRPVRILGQKSFSGRSEASVAEAALKQLSRQQKLRWAADN from the coding sequence ATGAGTACTAAAATGGATAGTGAGTGGTCTCTTTACCTGCTGGAGTGCGAGAATGGCTATCTGTATGCGGGCATCTCTACCGATGTGGAGCGCCGTTTTCTGCAACACCAGTCTGGAAAGGGGGCGAAATTCACCAGAATAAACAGACCTGTCCGGATTTTGGGACAGAAGAGCTTTTCCGGACGTAGCGAGGCATCAGTGGCGGAGGCTGCGCTGAAGCAGTTGTCTCGACAGCAGAAGCTGAGATGGGCAGCAGACAACTAA
- a CDS encoding class GN sortase, protein MRARTVVALLSLAVGGALFGSGLWIQAKAVVAQGLLEFAWSQTVVSGKPFKPWPWADHWPVARLLFSGQDEDYIVLRGDSGSSLAFAPGWNIQSAAPGESGVMMISAHRDTHFRVLERVDVGDEITLINSRGRGDLYRVVALDVVDSRDGQIFSDDRISQLLLVTCYPFNALSSGGPLRYVVRAEMVM, encoded by the coding sequence ATGCGGGCTCGTACTGTTGTGGCGCTTCTCTCACTTGCTGTTGGCGGGGCGCTGTTTGGGAGTGGTCTCTGGATTCAGGCCAAGGCGGTTGTGGCACAGGGCTTGCTGGAGTTTGCCTGGAGTCAGACGGTTGTATCAGGCAAGCCATTCAAGCCCTGGCCGTGGGCCGACCACTGGCCGGTGGCCCGTCTTCTCTTTTCCGGGCAGGATGAGGATTACATTGTGTTGCGAGGGGATAGCGGCTCTTCCCTCGCTTTTGCCCCGGGCTGGAATATTCAGAGTGCTGCTCCGGGCGAGAGTGGGGTGATGATGATAAGTGCCCACCGGGACACCCATTTCAGGGTGCTGGAACGGGTTGATGTCGGGGATGAGATAACCCTGATCAACAGCAGGGGGAGGGGCGATCTCTATCGAGTGGTAGCGCTGGATGTGGTTGATTCCAGAGATGGCCAGATATTTAGTGATGACAGGATCAGTCAGCTTTTGCTGGTGACCTGCTACCCATTTAATGCGCTCTCTTCCGGAGGCCCATTGCGTTATGTGGTAAGGGCGGAGATGGTTATGTAG